A part of Geothrix oryzae genomic DNA contains:
- a CDS encoding DUF1573 domain-containing protein, with product MVRRLLLACAAVTLVAQAPVISFDKTHHDFGRITPDRKAAAKYRVTNTGNAILSITQVRPSCGCTATVLGKWSIGPGEGTDLEATFDPKGLKGGVRKSIEVVCNDPKTPTVSLTLEAEVVQEIMPSVESVYFHLVPKSATTRGSVRYASGNGEAVQLLDAKAPGAPFLSFGYRQEGKDVVLEVAFDGRKVPAGRFRGVEQATVRFSNPRMNQLPLNIQWELKPSIQTSPMELVFQDAPGKELRQKLSLKQADGRAFRITATRCSLNGVRVEGLGAKAAAQEVSVVLPATLKAGRYSEVLSLNTDDPDQPELTIRLAVILK from the coding sequence TCGCCTGCGCCGCCGTCACCCTCGTGGCCCAGGCGCCCGTCATCAGCTTCGACAAGACCCACCACGATTTCGGCCGCATCACCCCGGATCGCAAGGCCGCCGCGAAGTACCGCGTCACCAACACCGGCAACGCCATCCTCAGCATCACCCAGGTCCGGCCCAGCTGCGGCTGCACGGCCACGGTGCTGGGCAAGTGGTCCATCGGCCCCGGCGAGGGCACGGATCTGGAAGCCACCTTCGACCCCAAGGGCCTGAAGGGCGGGGTGCGGAAGTCCATCGAAGTCGTCTGCAACGATCCCAAGACCCCCACGGTCAGCCTGACCCTGGAGGCCGAGGTCGTGCAGGAGATCATGCCCTCGGTGGAGTCGGTGTACTTCCACCTGGTCCCCAAGTCCGCCACCACCCGCGGATCCGTCCGCTACGCCAGCGGCAACGGCGAGGCCGTGCAACTCCTGGACGCGAAGGCTCCCGGCGCTCCCTTTCTCTCCTTCGGCTACCGGCAGGAGGGCAAGGATGTGGTGCTGGAAGTGGCCTTCGATGGCCGGAAAGTCCCGGCGGGCAGGTTCCGCGGCGTCGAGCAGGCCACGGTGCGGTTCTCCAATCCGCGGATGAACCAGCTGCCCCTGAACATCCAGTGGGAGCTCAAGCCCTCGATCCAGACCTCGCCCATGGAGCTGGTGTTCCAGGATGCCCCCGGCAAGGAGCTGCGCCAGAAGCTCTCCCTCAAGCAGGCGGATGGGCGCGCCTTCCGCATCACCGCGACCCGCTGCTCCCTGAACGGCGTCCGTGTGGAGGGCCTGGGGGCGAAGGCCGCGGCCCAGGAGGTGTCCGTGGTGCTGCCGGCCACGCTGAAGGCCGGGCGCTACAGCGAGGTTCTGTCCCTGAACACCGACGATCCCGATCAGCCGGAGTTGACGATCCGCCTGGCCGTGATCCTCAAATAG
- a CDS encoding DMT family transporter, with product MPNSRPSHLLAVLSLAAIAAVWGGGFPATKYCLQAGLSVGAILSIRFALGTAGLGLLMLLFRVPIRRQAALDGLWLGLVLASLFWLQTDGLRFTSASKSGFITGLYVIFTPMVALLAGDRLRLSHGLGALVALTGLALLVREPGAAWGGWNRGDSETLLAAVLCGFHIVMTAHFSRRSSGWVLAFMQVAVTGLISLLVTLALPSPHGFQGAGAALARGGTWVSLGFMAALATTLAFYVQSTMQAQLGATECAIIFSSEPVWTAGIAISGFVPGIKEHLSPAQLSGGLLIIAATLVAELGPRLLRRLQRPEPEEAIG from the coding sequence ATGCCCAATTCCCGCCCCTCCCACCTGCTGGCCGTGCTCTCCCTGGCCGCCATCGCAGCCGTGTGGGGCGGCGGATTCCCGGCCACCAAGTACTGCCTGCAGGCAGGGTTGTCCGTCGGGGCCATCCTGTCCATCCGCTTCGCCCTGGGCACGGCGGGGCTCGGCCTGCTGATGCTCCTGTTCCGGGTGCCCATCCGGCGGCAGGCCGCCCTGGATGGCCTCTGGCTGGGCCTGGTCCTCGCCAGCCTCTTCTGGCTCCAGACCGACGGCCTGCGCTTCACGAGCGCCTCGAAATCCGGGTTCATCACCGGGCTCTATGTGATCTTCACGCCCATGGTGGCCCTGCTGGCGGGGGACCGCCTGCGGCTCTCCCATGGCCTGGGCGCCCTGGTGGCCCTGACGGGCCTGGCCCTGCTGGTGCGGGAGCCGGGCGCGGCCTGGGGCGGCTGGAACCGTGGCGATTCCGAGACCCTGCTGGCGGCGGTGCTCTGCGGATTCCATATCGTGATGACCGCCCACTTCTCGCGGCGCTCCTCGGGCTGGGTCCTGGCCTTCATGCAGGTGGCCGTCACGGGTCTCATCTCCCTGCTCGTCACCTTGGCCCTGCCTTCTCCCCACGGCTTCCAGGGTGCCGGCGCGGCGCTCGCCAGGGGCGGCACCTGGGTCTCGCTCGGCTTCATGGCGGCGCTGGCGACCACCCTGGCCTTCTATGTGCAAAGCACCATGCAGGCCCAGCTGGGCGCCACCGAGTGCGCCATCATCTTCAGCTCGGAACCCGTGTGGACGGCGGGCATCGCCATCAGCGGCTTCGTCCCGGGCATCAAGGAGCACCTGAGCCCGGCCCAGCTCTCCGGCGGCCTGCTCATCATCGCCGCCACCCTCGTGGCGGAGCTGGGACCCAGGCTGCTCCGGCGGCTCCAGCGGCCGGAGCCGGAAGAGGCCATCGGGTAG
- the rfaD gene encoding ADP-glyceromanno-heptose 6-epimerase: protein MFIVTGGAGFVGSNLVRELNRRGHTDILVVDNLARAEKARNLADLTLSDYMDKREFRARLDAGTLDLRPEAVFHNGACSDTMESDGRYMMENNFGDSKALLHWCLARKAPLVYASSAATYGASTDFEPVPKNEGPLNVYGYSKLAFDQHVRSLLPAIQSPVVGLRYFNVFGPREHHKGRMMSVLHQLLRQLKESGACRLFKGTDGFGDGEQQRDFIFVGDIVAINLHFGGAGMVKGIVNAGTGRARSFNDIARTLIAHLGQGRIDYIPFPEELRGKYQSFTQADVRSLRGAGFAAPFTELEAGIAATLAEI, encoded by the coding sequence ATGTTCATCGTCACGGGCGGCGCGGGGTTCGTGGGCAGCAACCTGGTGCGGGAGCTGAACCGCCGCGGGCACACGGACATCCTCGTGGTGGACAACCTCGCCCGGGCGGAGAAGGCCCGGAACTTGGCGGACCTCACGCTTTCGGACTACATGGACAAGCGCGAGTTCCGGGCGAGGCTGGACGCGGGCACGCTGGACCTGCGGCCCGAGGCCGTGTTCCACAACGGCGCCTGCTCCGACACGATGGAATCCGACGGCCGCTACATGATGGAGAACAACTTCGGCGATTCGAAGGCGCTGCTCCACTGGTGCCTGGCCCGCAAGGCGCCCCTGGTCTACGCCAGCAGCGCGGCCACCTACGGCGCCAGCACGGACTTCGAGCCCGTGCCGAAGAACGAAGGCCCCTTGAATGTCTATGGCTACTCCAAGCTGGCCTTCGACCAGCATGTGCGGAGCCTCCTGCCGGCCATCCAGAGTCCCGTGGTGGGCCTGCGCTACTTCAATGTCTTCGGCCCCCGGGAGCACCACAAGGGCCGCATGATGTCCGTGCTGCACCAGCTGCTGCGCCAGCTGAAGGAATCGGGCGCCTGCAGGCTCTTCAAGGGCACCGACGGCTTCGGCGATGGCGAGCAGCAGCGTGACTTCATCTTCGTGGGCGACATCGTGGCCATCAATCTCCACTTCGGCGGCGCAGGCATGGTGAAGGGCATCGTGAACGCCGGCACGGGACGCGCCCGCAGCTTCAACGACATCGCCCGCACCCTCATCGCCCACCTCGGGCAGGGCCGGATCGACTACATCCCCTTCCCCGAGGAGCTGCGCGGCAAGTACCAGAGCTTCACCCAGGCGGATGTGCGGAGCCTGCGCGGAGCCGGCTTCGCGGCCCCCTTCACCGAGCTGGAAGCGGGCATCGCGGCGACCCTGGCGGAGATTTGA
- a CDS encoding PP2C family protein-serine/threonine phosphatase, giving the protein MAKGVVLVVDDEAPIRDILSFYLKRAGYQVLTAGHGLEALDEMGRLRPDLIISDLRMPEMSGDELCKRVKSDPATRDIYFIILSALDGTASRIGGLSLGADDMIPKPFHAQEVLAKVDSTFRLIAMQKEIKRQNKELMAFQERVHEEMELAAALQMGLLPKLPGEALGTRYTHRYLPAAGIGGDIYAVLPLADGSTAMMIADVSGHGVTAALISAMVKTSFENQVRLGGEPLTWAHGMNEDLCRSTLAEQFATAWLGRLDPAEDRIRYVVAGHCAPLRIVRGARGGLQRSEVLRGKGFMLGLDPQLPFVEHQAEFLAEDRLVLYTDGLVEVEREDRAMLEEAGLRRICAELPAGAEEAADVVVNQARAFNHPAPFVDDVTLVILDRKA; this is encoded by the coding sequence ATGGCCAAGGGCGTGGTCCTCGTGGTGGATGATGAAGCGCCCATCAGGGATATCCTCAGCTTCTACCTCAAACGCGCGGGCTATCAGGTCCTGACGGCAGGCCACGGCCTGGAGGCGCTGGACGAGATGGGCCGGCTGCGACCGGACCTCATCATCTCGGACCTCCGCATGCCGGAGATGTCGGGCGACGAGCTGTGCAAGCGCGTCAAGAGCGATCCCGCCACCCGGGACATCTACTTCATCATCCTCTCCGCGCTGGACGGCACGGCCTCGCGCATCGGCGGCCTCTCCCTCGGCGCGGACGACATGATCCCCAAGCCGTTCCACGCCCAGGAGGTGCTGGCCAAGGTGGACTCTACCTTCCGCCTCATCGCGATGCAGAAGGAGATCAAGCGCCAGAACAAGGAGCTGATGGCCTTCCAGGAGCGCGTGCACGAGGAGATGGAACTGGCCGCGGCCCTCCAGATGGGCCTGCTGCCCAAGCTTCCTGGCGAGGCGCTCGGGACCCGGTACACCCACCGCTACCTGCCCGCCGCGGGCATTGGCGGAGACATCTATGCCGTGCTGCCCCTGGCGGACGGCAGCACCGCCATGATGATCGCGGATGTGAGCGGCCACGGCGTGACCGCGGCCCTGATCTCCGCCATGGTGAAGACCTCCTTCGAGAACCAGGTGCGGCTTGGAGGCGAGCCCCTGACCTGGGCCCACGGGATGAACGAGGACCTCTGCCGCTCCACCCTGGCGGAGCAGTTCGCCACGGCCTGGCTGGGCCGGCTGGATCCCGCCGAGGACCGCATCCGCTATGTGGTGGCCGGGCACTGTGCGCCGCTGCGCATCGTGCGCGGGGCCCGGGGCGGGCTGCAGCGATCCGAAGTCCTCCGGGGCAAGGGATTCATGCTGGGCCTGGATCCCCAGCTGCCCTTCGTGGAGCATCAGGCGGAGTTCCTGGCCGAGGACCGGCTGGTGCTCTACACGGATGGCCTGGTGGAAGTGGAGCGCGAGGACCGGGCCATGCTCGAGGAGGCAGGCCTCCGGCGCATCTGCGCGGAACTGCCCGCGGGGGCCGAGGAGGCCGCCGATGTGGTCGTGAACCAGGCCCGGGCCTTCAACCACCCCGCGCCCTTCGTGGACGATGTCACCCTGGTGATCCTGGACCGCAAGGCCTGA
- a CDS encoding anti-sigma factor antagonist (This anti-anti-sigma factor, or anti-sigma factor antagonist, belongs to a family that includes characterized members SpoIIAA, RsbV, RsfA, and RsfB.) gives MLNIQTRQEGTASVVSIQGKVNFEVTAQLRDVIRETVATAQPKLLVINLEGVSFIDSSGLGLLVAARNSVDKSGGKLHLCCLPAPVKKTFDQTNLTNYFSIFATEQDALRGA, from the coding sequence ATGCTGAACATCCAGACCCGCCAAGAAGGCACCGCCTCGGTGGTGTCCATCCAGGGCAAGGTCAATTTCGAAGTGACCGCCCAGCTGCGGGATGTGATCCGCGAGACGGTGGCCACGGCGCAGCCGAAGCTCCTGGTGATCAACCTGGAGGGCGTCAGCTTCATCGATTCCTCGGGACTCGGCCTGCTCGTCGCCGCGCGGAACAGCGTCGACAAGTCCGGCGGGAAGCTGCACCTCTGCTGCCTTCCCGCACCCGTGAAGAAGACCTTCGACCAGACGAACCTCACGAACTACTTCTCGATCTTCGCCACGGAGCAGGACGCCCTTCGCGGCGCCTGA
- a CDS encoding TIGR04552 family protein — MRQHALFPMPPEVTQVILGGGSPIDLDGLRIQSHDEAWTFALNYGYDMSVPAHRARVLRIYEDAIDFLEGVVLEGTNLHVPNELRALGDPLDLLVWASERPRTLSGRWACAVLRVMHTLFHVDHNVNLRFLPEIQSQVFGRYDQYLVCEEGRWLLRGAYEVPLVAVERKENKDRVSMLLKMLHKPENVAETIYDQIGIRLVAEDQLGVLMVIRFLLDHHVLMPTHIKPSRSRNLMIDLKALAAWTEAMPPLFQIYDLSPEERRSLSHTLALKSGGLEQNPFSSKDYSAIQFTARTLIRLPGPAAAALETVQNRLRGLGQAELADLAGIPELIQEQEEFTFFFAHEVQVMEQSGFQSSRSGPASHSEYKQRQRDAARRRVLQGILQEEPC; from the coding sequence ATGCGACAACATGCCCTCTTTCCCATGCCCCCGGAGGTCACCCAGGTGATCCTGGGCGGAGGTTCGCCCATCGACCTGGACGGGCTGCGGATCCAGTCCCATGACGAGGCCTGGACCTTCGCCCTCAACTACGGCTACGACATGAGCGTGCCCGCCCACCGGGCGAGGGTGCTCCGGATCTACGAGGACGCCATCGACTTCCTGGAGGGGGTGGTGCTCGAAGGGACGAACCTGCATGTTCCCAACGAGCTCCGGGCCCTGGGGGATCCCCTCGACCTCCTGGTCTGGGCCTCGGAACGGCCGCGCACCCTCAGCGGCCGCTGGGCCTGCGCCGTCCTGCGGGTGATGCATACGCTCTTCCATGTTGACCACAATGTGAACCTGCGCTTCCTCCCGGAGATCCAGAGCCAGGTTTTCGGCCGCTACGACCAGTACCTCGTGTGCGAGGAGGGGCGCTGGCTGCTGCGGGGGGCCTACGAGGTGCCGCTGGTGGCCGTGGAGCGCAAGGAGAACAAGGACCGCGTGTCCATGCTCCTGAAGATGCTCCACAAGCCCGAGAATGTGGCGGAGACCATCTACGACCAGATCGGCATCCGTCTGGTGGCCGAGGACCAGCTGGGCGTGCTCATGGTCATCCGCTTCCTGCTGGACCACCATGTGCTGATGCCCACCCACATCAAGCCCAGCCGGAGCCGGAACCTGATGATCGACCTGAAGGCCCTGGCGGCCTGGACGGAGGCGATGCCGCCCCTGTTCCAGATCTACGACCTGAGCCCGGAGGAGCGGCGGTCCCTCAGCCACACCCTGGCCCTCAAATCGGGGGGGCTGGAGCAGAACCCCTTTTCCAGCAAGGATTACTCTGCGATCCAGTTCACCGCGCGCACCCTGATCCGCCTGCCGGGGCCGGCCGCCGCGGCCCTGGAAACCGTCCAGAACCGCCTCCGGGGGCTCGGCCAGGCGGAGCTGGCGGACCTGGCGGGGATTCCTGAGTTGATCCAGGAACAGGAGGAGTTTACTTTCTTCTTCGCACACGAAGTCCAAGTGATGGAACAATCGGGGTTTCAAAGCTCACGATCAGGTCCGGCATCCCATTCGGAATACAAACAGCGCCAGCGGGACGCCGCCCGGCGGCGAGTGCTTCAGGGAATCCTTCAGGAGGAACCATGCTGA
- a CDS encoding ATP synthase F0 subunit C yields MKKFLTTAFLFTLAAVAFAQGAPVAAQKSLFEGQFVAHLSLAIAAAGCGLAQGKAVVAACEGVARNPQAAGNIRTTMIIGLALIEALVIYVLVAAFAIK; encoded by the coding sequence ATGAAGAAGTTCCTCACCACCGCCTTCCTGTTCACCCTGGCCGCCGTCGCCTTCGCGCAGGGCGCCCCCGTCGCCGCCCAGAAGAGCCTCTTTGAAGGCCAGTTCGTGGCCCACCTGTCCCTCGCCATCGCGGCCGCCGGCTGCGGTCTGGCCCAGGGCAAGGCCGTGGTCGCCGCCTGCGAAGGCGTGGCCCGCAATCCCCAGGCTGCCGGCAACATCCGCACCACCATGATCATCGGTCTGGCCCTCATCGAGGCCCTCGTGATCTATGTGCTCGTCGCCGCCTTCGCCATCAAGTAG
- the atpB gene encoding F0F1 ATP synthase subunit A: MEHHASLLAQWLTQVLHLTQHPWPGFAHGAALSVLERYDHLLNAALAALLAMAITTLVRKNLARIPGPLQQVFEGVVGGLKDMINDNIAHHGERYLPFIGTMALFVFFNNLFGLLPALSPGTSNWNVTLGAALVVFGYYNFHGMKEQGFVKYWAHFAGPIWWLAPLMFPLEILGLLSRILSHSLRLFGNIAGEHVVAGIFFGLMPILLPIPMMFLGLFFGLIQTFVFTMLATIYLSGAVSHEH; this comes from the coding sequence ATGGAACACCACGCATCGTTGCTCGCCCAGTGGCTCACCCAGGTCCTGCATCTGACCCAGCACCCCTGGCCCGGCTTCGCCCACGGGGCGGCCCTCTCGGTCCTGGAGCGCTACGACCACCTGCTGAATGCGGCCCTGGCGGCCCTCCTGGCCATGGCGATCACGACCCTGGTCCGGAAGAACCTGGCCCGCATCCCCGGTCCCCTGCAGCAGGTCTTCGAGGGCGTGGTCGGCGGCCTGAAGGACATGATCAACGACAACATCGCCCACCACGGGGAGCGCTACCTGCCCTTCATCGGGACCATGGCCCTCTTCGTCTTCTTCAACAACCTCTTCGGCCTGCTCCCGGCCCTGAGCCCCGGCACCAGCAACTGGAATGTCACCTTGGGCGCGGCCCTGGTGGTGTTCGGCTACTACAACTTCCACGGCATGAAGGAGCAGGGCTTCGTGAAGTACTGGGCCCACTTCGCCGGCCCCATCTGGTGGCTGGCGCCCCTCATGTTCCCGCTGGAGATCCTGGGCCTGCTCAGCCGAATCCTCAGCCACTCCCTGCGTCTCTTCGGCAACATCGCCGGCGAGCATGTGGTGGCGGGCATCTTCTTCGGCCTGATGCCGATCCTGCTGCCGATCCCCATGATGTTCCTGGGCCTCTTCTTCGGCCTGATCCAGACCTTCGTCTTCACGATGCTGGCGACGATCTATCTCAGCGGCGCCGTTTCCCACGAGCATTGA
- a CDS encoding AtpZ/AtpI family protein — protein sequence MIFKRGDGVDPGERALWGDLMSLGLTFPLCIALGFFLGRWIGGWFGRPATGQWVGLVWGITAAFWELYKVNRRMTRRDEAELKRLKEGKGPDA from the coding sequence GTGATCTTCAAGCGCGGCGACGGGGTCGACCCGGGTGAGCGGGCCCTGTGGGGCGACCTCATGTCACTCGGGCTGACCTTCCCCCTCTGCATCGCCCTGGGGTTCTTCCTGGGCCGCTGGATCGGCGGCTGGTTCGGACGCCCGGCCACAGGCCAGTGGGTGGGCCTCGTCTGGGGCATCACGGCCGCCTTCTGGGAGCTCTACAAAGTGAACCGGCGCATGACCCGGCGGGACGAGGCGGAGCTGAAGCGCCTCAAGGAAGGGAAGGGGCCCGATGCGTGA
- a CDS encoding NADH-quinone oxidoreductase subunit N, with amino-acid sequence MTGFAQGLLGALLRDTHLITPQLFLMVMATLMLWPGDLFFNRSEKHKWAPITLVILAATAVLVGRTVDGEGFSRMFRMDGLARGFQMLCILGTAATVALSTRLLNSLKQQTVEYYALLLFSLAGMLFLCGASDLISVYFSIELMAICIYILVAYLRDRATSVEAGMKYFLLGAFSSGILVYGISLLYGAAGGTTTNLADLNQALALTPTTSTLLVYSGVLMVLVGMAFKVAAVPFHMWSPDAYEGAPTPITAFMATAPKAAALAAFLRVFGAGFHGVTSEWVLPLCYIAGASMILGNVTAVRQESMKRLLAYSSIAHVGYMLLGVLSGDPRAGAQAVWLYMLIYLVMNTGAFAVVIYLQGKGEGERIEDFRGLGKKHPVLAFAMMIFLLSLAGIPPLVGFFGKFYLFKLAIEQGFVTLTVIALLTSVVGAYYYLGVVAQMYFKEPVEGEVAPMGAAPTFIVALACLLVLVGTAFGPWLLDWAVRI; translated from the coding sequence ATGACCGGCTTCGCGCAGGGGCTTCTGGGTGCGCTCCTCCGGGATACGCACCTGATCACGCCCCAACTGTTCCTGATGGTCATGGCCACGCTGATGCTCTGGCCCGGTGATCTGTTCTTCAACCGGAGCGAAAAGCACAAGTGGGCCCCGATCACCCTGGTGATCCTGGCCGCCACCGCCGTGCTGGTGGGCCGCACCGTGGACGGCGAGGGCTTCTCCCGCATGTTCCGCATGGACGGCCTCGCCCGGGGCTTCCAGATGCTCTGCATCCTCGGGACCGCCGCCACGGTGGCCCTGAGCACCCGGCTCCTCAACAGCCTCAAGCAGCAGACGGTGGAGTACTACGCCCTGCTCCTGTTCTCCCTGGCGGGCATGCTCTTCCTGTGCGGCGCCTCGGATCTGATCTCGGTGTACTTCAGCATCGAGCTCATGGCCATCTGCATCTACATCCTGGTGGCCTACCTGCGGGACCGCGCCACCAGCGTGGAAGCCGGCATGAAGTACTTCCTGCTGGGCGCCTTCTCCAGCGGCATCCTCGTTTACGGCATCAGCCTCCTCTACGGCGCCGCAGGCGGCACCACCACCAACCTGGCGGACCTCAACCAGGCCCTGGCCCTCACGCCGACCACCAGCACCCTGCTGGTCTACAGCGGGGTGCTGATGGTGCTGGTGGGCATGGCCTTCAAGGTGGCCGCCGTGCCCTTCCACATGTGGTCGCCGGACGCCTACGAAGGCGCGCCGACGCCCATCACCGCCTTCATGGCCACCGCTCCCAAGGCCGCGGCCCTGGCGGCCTTCCTGCGCGTCTTCGGCGCGGGCTTCCACGGCGTGACCAGCGAGTGGGTGCTGCCCCTGTGCTACATCGCCGGGGCCAGCATGATCCTCGGCAATGTGACCGCGGTGAGGCAGGAGAGCATGAAGCGGCTGCTGGCCTACTCCAGCATCGCCCATGTGGGCTACATGCTGCTGGGCGTGCTGTCGGGCGACCCGAGGGCAGGGGCCCAGGCCGTGTGGCTCTACATGCTCATCTACCTTGTGATGAACACCGGCGCCTTCGCGGTGGTGATCTACCTCCAGGGCAAGGGCGAAGGCGAGCGCATCGAGGATTTCCGGGGCTTGGGGAAGAAGCACCCCGTGCTGGCCTTCGCCATGATGATCTTCCTGCTCAGCCTCGCCGGCATCCCGCCCCTGGTGGGCTTCTTCGGGAAGTTCTACCTCTTCAAGCTGGCCATCGAGCAGGGCTTCGTCACCCTCACCGTCATCGCGCTGCTCACCAGCGTCGTGGGTGCCTACTACTACCTGGGCGTGGTGGCGCAGATGTACTTCAAGGAGCCCGTCGAGGGCGAGGTGGCCCCCATGGGAGCCGCCCCGACCTTCATCGTGGCCCTGGCCTGCCTGCTGGTGCTGGTGGGGACGGCCTTCGGGCCCTGGCTGCTGGACTGGGCCGTCCGGATCTGA
- a CDS encoding complex I subunit 4 family protein, protein MFTANTTLMLVATFLPLLGALVLLLVPKDQRRIFEIGSLLVMIVSFLLSVIFWFGYDRASDAVQWAGAWNWIPSLGVKFSVGMDGISLLLWLLTTFIGPIAIACSFKSIETRHKEYYIWMLVLQTAMLGVFITQDMFLFYLFWEVMLVPMYFLIAIWGGPQKLYAAIKLFLYTLAGGVLMLVAILAIYFLQYKTTGSYDFSLASFQAMAPVIAQQSKTYQILMALAFFVGFAIKVPMFPFHTWLPDAHVQAPTAGSVILAAILLKMGTYGFVRFLLPILPNATKDLMPWMVGLSLIGIIYGALVAMIQKDMKKLVAYSSVSHLGLCMLGLFALNPYGIKGGLFQMINHGISTSGLFLAVGIVYERRHTRMIADFGGLSKSMPVYATIFMIMTMSSLGLPLLNGFIGEGVILMGSFQAFPWAAVVAVLGIILGAAYLLWMYQRVMFGPITAVNEKMEDLSLREVLYFAPLVVVAFWIGMYPKPVMDVMDAPVRKLVEQVTPGFHAAQALAAQQAAAAKIGMKGMVAPALHEAAPAAGHEAAPAGHEAPAAPAPETHGHGGGH, encoded by the coding sequence ATGTTCACCGCAAACACGACACTGATGCTGGTGGCGACCTTCCTGCCCCTCCTGGGGGCACTGGTCCTGCTTCTCGTGCCCAAGGACCAGCGCCGGATCTTCGAAATCGGCTCCCTGCTGGTGATGATCGTCAGCTTCCTGCTGAGCGTCATCTTCTGGTTCGGCTATGACCGGGCCAGCGACGCGGTCCAATGGGCGGGGGCCTGGAACTGGATCCCCTCCCTGGGGGTGAAGTTCAGCGTGGGCATGGACGGCATCAGCCTCCTGCTCTGGCTGCTGACCACCTTCATCGGCCCCATCGCCATCGCCTGCTCCTTCAAGTCCATCGAGACCCGGCACAAGGAGTACTACATTTGGATGCTGGTCCTCCAGACGGCCATGCTCGGCGTGTTCATCACCCAGGACATGTTCCTCTTCTACCTGTTCTGGGAAGTCATGCTGGTCCCGATGTACTTCCTCATCGCCATCTGGGGCGGCCCCCAGAAGCTCTACGCGGCCATCAAGCTCTTCCTCTACACCCTGGCGGGCGGCGTGCTGATGCTGGTGGCGATCCTCGCCATCTACTTCCTGCAGTACAAGACCACGGGTTCCTACGACTTCTCCCTCGCCAGCTTCCAGGCGATGGCACCCGTGATCGCCCAGCAGTCCAAGACCTACCAGATCCTGATGGCCCTCGCCTTCTTCGTGGGCTTCGCCATCAAGGTGCCCATGTTCCCCTTCCACACCTGGTTGCCTGACGCCCATGTGCAGGCGCCCACGGCCGGTTCCGTGATCCTGGCCGCCATCCTCCTGAAGATGGGCACCTACGGCTTCGTCCGCTTCCTGCTGCCCATCCTACCCAACGCCACCAAGGACCTCATGCCCTGGATGGTCGGGCTGTCCCTCATCGGCATCATCTACGGCGCGCTGGTGGCCATGATCCAGAAGGACATGAAGAAGCTGGTGGCCTACTCCTCCGTGAGCCACCTGGGCCTGTGCATGCTGGGCCTCTTCGCCCTGAACCCCTACGGCATCAAGGGCGGCCTGTTCCAGATGATCAACCACGGCATCAGCACCAGCGGGCTCTTCCTCGCGGTGGGCATCGTCTACGAGCGCCGCCACACCCGCATGATCGCGGATTTCGGCGGCCTCTCGAAGAGCATGCCGGTCTACGCCACGATCTTCATGATCATGACCATGAGCAGCCTGGGCCTGCCCCTGCTGAACGGGTTCATCGGCGAGGGCGTGATCCTCATGGGTTCCTTCCAGGCCTTCCCCTGGGCGGCCGTGGTGGCCGTGCTGGGCATCATCCTCGGCGCCGCCTACCTGCTGTGGATGTACCAGCGCGTGATGTTCGGACCCATCACCGCCGTCAACGAGAAGATGGAGGACCTGAGCCTCCGCGAGGTGCTCTACTTCGCCCCCCTGGTCGTGGTCGCCTTCTGGATCGGCATGTATCCCAAGCCGGTCATGGATGTGATGGACGCGCCGGTCCGCAAGCTCGTCGAACAGGTCACCCCGGGCTTCCACGCCGCCCAGGCCCTGGCCGCCCAGCAGGCTGCCGCCGCCAAGATCGGGATGAAGGGCATGGTCGCCCCGGCCCTGCATGAGGCGGCTCCTGCCGCCGGCCATGAAGCCGCCCCGGCTGGCCACGAGGCCCCCGCCGCTCCCGCCCCCGAAACCCATGGCCACGGCGGAGGCCACTGA